The Pongo abelii isolate AG06213 chromosome 21, NHGRI_mPonAbe1-v2.0_pri, whole genome shotgun sequence genome has a window encoding:
- the SLCO4A1 gene encoding solute carrier organic anion transporter family member 4A1 isoform X1, translating to MKRRVAAREARAWSAALRGGRALETGTDTPAPRVPLGHSHCVAEASRSPGGGAEMPLHQLGDKPLTFPSPNSAMKNGLDHTPPSRRASPGTPLSPGSLCSAAHSPLDTSKQPLCKLWAEKRGARGNHEVRYVSAGQSVACGWWAFAPPCLQVLNTPKGILFFLCAAAFLQGMTVNGFINTVITSLERRYELHSYQSGLIASSYDIAACLCLTFVSYFGGAGHKPRWLGWGVLLMGTGSLVFALPHFTAGRYEVEVDAGVRTCPANPSAACADSTSGLSRYQLVFMLGQFLHGVGATPLYTLGVTYLDENVKSSYSPVYIAIFYTAAILGPAAGYLIGGALLNIYTEMGRRTELTTESPLWVGAWWVGFLGSGAAAFFTAIPILGYPRQLPGSQRYAVVRAAEMHQLKDGSHGEASNPDFGKTIRDLPLSIWLLLKNPTFILLCLAGATEATLITGMSTFSPKFLESQFSLRASEAATLFGYLVVPAGGGGTFLGGFFVNKLRLRGSAVIKFCLFCTVVSLLGILVFSLHCPSVPMAGVTASYGGSLLPEGHLNLTAPCNAACSCQPEHYSPVCGSDGLMYFSLCHAGCPAATETNVDGQKVYRDCSCVPQNLSSGFGHATAGKCTSTCQRKPLLLVFIFVVIFFTFLSSIPALTATLRCVRDPQRSFALGIQWIVVRILGGIPGPIAFGWVIDKACLLWQDQCGQQGSCLVYQNSAMSRYILIMGLLYKVLGVLFFAIACCLYKPLSESSDGLETCLPSQSSAPNSATDSQLQSSV from the exons GACACACCAGCCCCTCGAGTACCACTTGGCCACTCCCACTGCGTGGCTGAAGCCTCGAGGTCACCAGGCGGAGGAGCGGAGATGCCCCTGCATCAGCTGGGGGACAAGCCACTCACCTTCCCCAGCCCCAACTCAGCCATGAAAAACGGGCTTGACCACACCCCACCCAGCAGGAGGGCTTCCCCGGGCACACCCCTGAGCCCCGGCTCCCTGTGCTCCGCTGCCCATAGCCCCCTGGACACCAGCAAACAGCCCCTCTGCAAGCTCTGGGCCGAGAAGCGTGGCGCCCGGGGGAACCACGAGGTGCGGTACGTCTCGGCCGGGCAGAGCGTGGCATGTGGCTGGTGGGCCTTCGCACCCCCATGCCTGCAGGTCCTCAACACGCCCAAGGGCATCCTGTTCTTCTTGTGTGCGGCCGCGTTCCTGCAGGGGATGACTGTGAATGGCTTCATCAACACAGTCATTACCTCCCTGGAGCGCCGCTATGAGCTGCACAGCTACCAGAGCGGGCTCATCGCCAGCTCCTACGACATcgccgcctgcctctgcctcacctTCGTCAGCTACTTCGGGGGCGCAGGGCACAAACCGCGCTGGCTGGGCTGGGGCGTGCTGCTCATGGGCACGGGGTCGCTGGTGTTCGCGCTGCCCCACTTCACAGCTGGCCGCTACGAGGTGGAGGTGGATGCAGGTGTCAGGACGTGCCCTGCCAACCCCAGCGCGGCGTGTGCGGACAGCACCTCGGGCCTGTCCCGCTACCAGCTGGTCTTCATGCTGGGCCAGTTCCTGCATGGCGTGGGTGCCACACCCCTCTACACACTGGGCGTCACCTACTTGGATGAGAACGTCAAGTCCAGCTACTCGCCCGTCTACATTG CCATCTTCTACACCGCAGCCATCCTGGGCCCCGCTGCCGGCTACCTGATCGGAGGTGCCCTGCTGAACATCTACACAGAAATGGGCCGACG GACGGAGCTGACCACCGAGAGCCCACTGTGGGTCGGCGCCTGGTGGGTTGGCTTCCTGGGCTCTGGGGCCGCTGCCTTCTTCACCGCCATTCCCATCCTTGGTTACCCTCGGCAGCTGCCAG GCTCCCAGCGCTACGCGGTCGTGAGAGCAGCGGAAATGCACCAGTTGAAGGACGGCAGCCATGGGGAGGCGAGCAACCCGGACTTCGGGAAAACCATCAGAGACCTGCCTCT CTCCATCTGGCTCCTCCTGAAGAACCCCACGTTCATCTTGCTGTGCCTGGCTGGGGCCACCGAGGCCACGCTCATCACCGGCATGTCCACATTCAGCCCCAAGTTCTTGGAGTCCCAGTTCAGCCTGAGGGCCTCAGAAGCTGCCACCTTGTTTG ggtACCTGGTGGTGCCAGCGGGCGGTGGCGGCACCTTCCTGGGCGGCTTCTTTGTGAACAAGCTCAGGCTCCGGGGCTCCGCGGTCATCAAGTTCTGCCTGTTCTGCACCGTTGTCAGCCTGCTGGGCATCCTCGTCTTCTCCCTGCACTGCCCCAGTGTGCCCATGGCGGGCGTCACAGCCAGCTACGGCGGGAG CCTCCTGCCTGAAGGCCACCTGAACCTAACGGCTCCCTGCAACGCTGCCTGCAGCTGCCAGCCAGAGCACTACAGCCCTGTGTGCGGCTCGGACGGCCTCATGTACTTCTCACTGTGCCACGCAGGGTGCCCTGCAGCCACGGAGACGAATGTGGACGGCCAGAAG GTGTACCGAGACTGTAGCTGTGTCCCTCAGAATCTTTCCTCTGGTTTTGGCCATGCCACTGCAGGGAAATGCACTTCAACTTGTCAGAGAAAGCCCCTCCTTCTGGTTTTCATATTCGTTGTAATTTTCTTTACATTCCTCAGCAGCATTCCTGCACTAACGGCAACTCTACG ATGTGTCCGTGACCCTCAGAGATCCTTTGCCCTGGGAATCCAGTGGATTGTAGTTAGAATACTAG GGGGCATCCCGGGGCCCATCGCCTTCGGCTGGGTGATCGACAAGGCCTGTCTGCTGTGGCAGGACCAGTGTGGCCAGCAGGGCTCCTGCTTGGTGTACCAGAACTCGGCCATGAGCCGCTACATACTCATCATGGGGCTCCTGTACAAG GTGCTGGGCGTCCTCTTCTTTGCCATAGCCTGCTGCTTATACAAGCCCCTGTCGGAGTCTTCAGATGGCCTGGAAACTTGTCTACCCAGCCAGTCCTCGGCCCCTAACAGTGCCACGGATAGCCAGCTCCAGAGCAGCGTCTGA
- the SLCO4A1 gene encoding solute carrier organic anion transporter family member 4A1 isoform X2 — protein MKRRVAAREARAWSAALRGGRALETGTDTPAPRVPLGHSHCVAEASRSPGGGAEMPLHQLGDKPLTFPSPNSAMKNGLDHTPPSRRASPGTPLSPGSLCSAAHSPLDTSKQPLCKLWAEKRGARGNHEVRYVSAGQSVACGWWAFAPPCLQVLNTPKGILFFLCAAAFLQGMTVNGFINTVITSLERRYELHSYQSGLIASSYDIAACLCLTFVSYFGGAGHKPRWLGWGVLLMGTGSLVFALPHFTAGRYEVEVDAGVRTCPANPSAACADSTSGLSRYQLVFMLGQFLHGVGATPLYTLGVTYLDENVKSSYSPVYIAIFYTAAILGPAAGYLIGGALLNIYTEMGRRTELTTESPLWVGAWWVGFLGSGAAAFFTAIPILGYPRQLPGSQRYAVVRAAEMHQLKDGSHGEASNPDFGKTIRDLPLSIWLLLKNPTFILLCLAGATEATLITGMSTFSPKFLESQFSLRASEAATLFGYLVVPAGGGGTFLGGFFVNKLRLRGSAVIKFCLFCTVVSLLGILVFSLHCPSVPMAGVTASYGGSLLPEGHLNLTAPCNAACSCQPEHYSPVCGSDGLMYFSLCHAGCPAATETNVDGQKVYRDCSCVPQNLSSGFGHATAGKCTSTCQRKPLLLVFIFVVIFFTFLSSIPALTATLRCVRDPQRSFALGIQWIVVRILGGIPGPIAFGWVIDKACLLWQDQCGQQGSCLVYQNSAMSRYILIMGLLYKVLPQPPRLEYSGTIMAHCRLDVLVSSDPPTSAYQVAGTTR, from the exons GACACACCAGCCCCTCGAGTACCACTTGGCCACTCCCACTGCGTGGCTGAAGCCTCGAGGTCACCAGGCGGAGGAGCGGAGATGCCCCTGCATCAGCTGGGGGACAAGCCACTCACCTTCCCCAGCCCCAACTCAGCCATGAAAAACGGGCTTGACCACACCCCACCCAGCAGGAGGGCTTCCCCGGGCACACCCCTGAGCCCCGGCTCCCTGTGCTCCGCTGCCCATAGCCCCCTGGACACCAGCAAACAGCCCCTCTGCAAGCTCTGGGCCGAGAAGCGTGGCGCCCGGGGGAACCACGAGGTGCGGTACGTCTCGGCCGGGCAGAGCGTGGCATGTGGCTGGTGGGCCTTCGCACCCCCATGCCTGCAGGTCCTCAACACGCCCAAGGGCATCCTGTTCTTCTTGTGTGCGGCCGCGTTCCTGCAGGGGATGACTGTGAATGGCTTCATCAACACAGTCATTACCTCCCTGGAGCGCCGCTATGAGCTGCACAGCTACCAGAGCGGGCTCATCGCCAGCTCCTACGACATcgccgcctgcctctgcctcacctTCGTCAGCTACTTCGGGGGCGCAGGGCACAAACCGCGCTGGCTGGGCTGGGGCGTGCTGCTCATGGGCACGGGGTCGCTGGTGTTCGCGCTGCCCCACTTCACAGCTGGCCGCTACGAGGTGGAGGTGGATGCAGGTGTCAGGACGTGCCCTGCCAACCCCAGCGCGGCGTGTGCGGACAGCACCTCGGGCCTGTCCCGCTACCAGCTGGTCTTCATGCTGGGCCAGTTCCTGCATGGCGTGGGTGCCACACCCCTCTACACACTGGGCGTCACCTACTTGGATGAGAACGTCAAGTCCAGCTACTCGCCCGTCTACATTG CCATCTTCTACACCGCAGCCATCCTGGGCCCCGCTGCCGGCTACCTGATCGGAGGTGCCCTGCTGAACATCTACACAGAAATGGGCCGACG GACGGAGCTGACCACCGAGAGCCCACTGTGGGTCGGCGCCTGGTGGGTTGGCTTCCTGGGCTCTGGGGCCGCTGCCTTCTTCACCGCCATTCCCATCCTTGGTTACCCTCGGCAGCTGCCAG GCTCCCAGCGCTACGCGGTCGTGAGAGCAGCGGAAATGCACCAGTTGAAGGACGGCAGCCATGGGGAGGCGAGCAACCCGGACTTCGGGAAAACCATCAGAGACCTGCCTCT CTCCATCTGGCTCCTCCTGAAGAACCCCACGTTCATCTTGCTGTGCCTGGCTGGGGCCACCGAGGCCACGCTCATCACCGGCATGTCCACATTCAGCCCCAAGTTCTTGGAGTCCCAGTTCAGCCTGAGGGCCTCAGAAGCTGCCACCTTGTTTG ggtACCTGGTGGTGCCAGCGGGCGGTGGCGGCACCTTCCTGGGCGGCTTCTTTGTGAACAAGCTCAGGCTCCGGGGCTCCGCGGTCATCAAGTTCTGCCTGTTCTGCACCGTTGTCAGCCTGCTGGGCATCCTCGTCTTCTCCCTGCACTGCCCCAGTGTGCCCATGGCGGGCGTCACAGCCAGCTACGGCGGGAG CCTCCTGCCTGAAGGCCACCTGAACCTAACGGCTCCCTGCAACGCTGCCTGCAGCTGCCAGCCAGAGCACTACAGCCCTGTGTGCGGCTCGGACGGCCTCATGTACTTCTCACTGTGCCACGCAGGGTGCCCTGCAGCCACGGAGACGAATGTGGACGGCCAGAAG GTGTACCGAGACTGTAGCTGTGTCCCTCAGAATCTTTCCTCTGGTTTTGGCCATGCCACTGCAGGGAAATGCACTTCAACTTGTCAGAGAAAGCCCCTCCTTCTGGTTTTCATATTCGTTGTAATTTTCTTTACATTCCTCAGCAGCATTCCTGCACTAACGGCAACTCTACG ATGTGTCCGTGACCCTCAGAGATCCTTTGCCCTGGGAATCCAGTGGATTGTAGTTAGAATACTAG GGGGCATCCCGGGGCCCATCGCCTTCGGCTGGGTGATCGACAAGGCCTGTCTGCTGTGGCAGGACCAGTGTGGCCAGCAGGGCTCCTGCTTGGTGTACCAGAACTCGGCCATGAGCCGCTACATACTCATCATGGGGCTCCTGTACAAG
- the SLCO4A1 gene encoding solute carrier organic anion transporter family member 4A1 isoform X3, whose translation MKRRVAAREARAWSAALRGGRALETGTDTPAPRVPLGHSHCVAEASRSPGGGAEMPLHQLGDKPLTFPSPNSAMKNGLDHTPPSRRASPGTPLSPGSLCSAAHSPLDTSKQPLCKLWAEKRGARGNHEVRYVSAGQSVACGWWAFAPPCLQVLNTPKGILFFLCAAAFLQGMTVNGFINTVITSLERRYELHSYQSGLIASSYDIAACLCLTFVSYFGGAGHKPRWLGWGVLLMGTGSLVFALPHFTAGRYEVEVDAGVRTCPANPSAACADSTSGLSRYQLVFMLGQFLHGVGATPLYTLGVTYLDENVKSSYSPVYIAIFYTAAILGPAAGYLIGGALLNIYTEMGRRTELTTESPLWVGAWWVGFLGSGAAAFFTAIPILGYPRQLPGSQRYAVVRAAEMHQLKDGSHGEASNPDFGKTIRDLPLSIWLLLKNPTFILLCLAGATEATLITGMSTFSPKFLESQFSLRASEAATLFGYLVVPAGGGGTFLGGFFVNKLRLRGSAVIKFCLFCTVVSLLGILVFSLHCPSVPMAGVTASYGGSLLPEGHLNLTAPCNAACSCQPEHYSPVCGSDGLMYFSLCHAGCPAATETNVDGQKVYRDCSCVPQNLSSGFGHATAGKCTSTCQRKPLLLVFIFVVIFFTFLSSIPALTATLRCVRDPQRSFALGIQWIVVRILGGIPGPIAFGWVIDKACLLWQDQCGQQGSCLVYQNSAMSRYILIMGLLYKGCPGGNPTWPGTGLCPRSARNQMLSPRPSRTRILPRAT comes from the exons GACACACCAGCCCCTCGAGTACCACTTGGCCACTCCCACTGCGTGGCTGAAGCCTCGAGGTCACCAGGCGGAGGAGCGGAGATGCCCCTGCATCAGCTGGGGGACAAGCCACTCACCTTCCCCAGCCCCAACTCAGCCATGAAAAACGGGCTTGACCACACCCCACCCAGCAGGAGGGCTTCCCCGGGCACACCCCTGAGCCCCGGCTCCCTGTGCTCCGCTGCCCATAGCCCCCTGGACACCAGCAAACAGCCCCTCTGCAAGCTCTGGGCCGAGAAGCGTGGCGCCCGGGGGAACCACGAGGTGCGGTACGTCTCGGCCGGGCAGAGCGTGGCATGTGGCTGGTGGGCCTTCGCACCCCCATGCCTGCAGGTCCTCAACACGCCCAAGGGCATCCTGTTCTTCTTGTGTGCGGCCGCGTTCCTGCAGGGGATGACTGTGAATGGCTTCATCAACACAGTCATTACCTCCCTGGAGCGCCGCTATGAGCTGCACAGCTACCAGAGCGGGCTCATCGCCAGCTCCTACGACATcgccgcctgcctctgcctcacctTCGTCAGCTACTTCGGGGGCGCAGGGCACAAACCGCGCTGGCTGGGCTGGGGCGTGCTGCTCATGGGCACGGGGTCGCTGGTGTTCGCGCTGCCCCACTTCACAGCTGGCCGCTACGAGGTGGAGGTGGATGCAGGTGTCAGGACGTGCCCTGCCAACCCCAGCGCGGCGTGTGCGGACAGCACCTCGGGCCTGTCCCGCTACCAGCTGGTCTTCATGCTGGGCCAGTTCCTGCATGGCGTGGGTGCCACACCCCTCTACACACTGGGCGTCACCTACTTGGATGAGAACGTCAAGTCCAGCTACTCGCCCGTCTACATTG CCATCTTCTACACCGCAGCCATCCTGGGCCCCGCTGCCGGCTACCTGATCGGAGGTGCCCTGCTGAACATCTACACAGAAATGGGCCGACG GACGGAGCTGACCACCGAGAGCCCACTGTGGGTCGGCGCCTGGTGGGTTGGCTTCCTGGGCTCTGGGGCCGCTGCCTTCTTCACCGCCATTCCCATCCTTGGTTACCCTCGGCAGCTGCCAG GCTCCCAGCGCTACGCGGTCGTGAGAGCAGCGGAAATGCACCAGTTGAAGGACGGCAGCCATGGGGAGGCGAGCAACCCGGACTTCGGGAAAACCATCAGAGACCTGCCTCT CTCCATCTGGCTCCTCCTGAAGAACCCCACGTTCATCTTGCTGTGCCTGGCTGGGGCCACCGAGGCCACGCTCATCACCGGCATGTCCACATTCAGCCCCAAGTTCTTGGAGTCCCAGTTCAGCCTGAGGGCCTCAGAAGCTGCCACCTTGTTTG ggtACCTGGTGGTGCCAGCGGGCGGTGGCGGCACCTTCCTGGGCGGCTTCTTTGTGAACAAGCTCAGGCTCCGGGGCTCCGCGGTCATCAAGTTCTGCCTGTTCTGCACCGTTGTCAGCCTGCTGGGCATCCTCGTCTTCTCCCTGCACTGCCCCAGTGTGCCCATGGCGGGCGTCACAGCCAGCTACGGCGGGAG CCTCCTGCCTGAAGGCCACCTGAACCTAACGGCTCCCTGCAACGCTGCCTGCAGCTGCCAGCCAGAGCACTACAGCCCTGTGTGCGGCTCGGACGGCCTCATGTACTTCTCACTGTGCCACGCAGGGTGCCCTGCAGCCACGGAGACGAATGTGGACGGCCAGAAG GTGTACCGAGACTGTAGCTGTGTCCCTCAGAATCTTTCCTCTGGTTTTGGCCATGCCACTGCAGGGAAATGCACTTCAACTTGTCAGAGAAAGCCCCTCCTTCTGGTTTTCATATTCGTTGTAATTTTCTTTACATTCCTCAGCAGCATTCCTGCACTAACGGCAACTCTACG ATGTGTCCGTGACCCTCAGAGATCCTTTGCCCTGGGAATCCAGTGGATTGTAGTTAGAATACTAG GGGGCATCCCGGGGCCCATCGCCTTCGGCTGGGTGATCGACAAGGCCTGTCTGCTGTGGCAGGACCAGTGTGGCCAGCAGGGCTCCTGCTTGGTGTACCAGAACTCGGCCATGAGCCGCTACATACTCATCATGGGGCTCCTGTACAAG GGCTGCCCTGGTGGGAACCCCACATGGCCAGGAACTGGCCTCTGCCCACGGTCGGCAAGAAACCAGATGCTCAGCCCCCGGCCTTCAAGGACCAGAATCCTGCCAAGGGCCACGTGA
- the SLCO4A1 gene encoding solute carrier organic anion transporter family member 4A1 isoform X4, with the protein MKRRVAAREARAWSAALRGGRALETGTDTPAPRVPLGHSHCVAEASRSPGGGAEMPLHQLGDKPLTFPSPNSAMKNGLDHTPPSRRASPGTPLSPGSLCSAAHSPLDTSKQPLCKLWAEKRGARGNHEVRYVSAGQSVACGWWAFAPPCLQVLNTPKGILFFLCAAAFLQGMTVNGFINTVITSLERRYELHSYQSGLIASSYDIAACLCLTFVSYFGGAGHKPRWLGWGVLLMGTGSLVFALPHFTAGRYEVEVDAGVRTCPANPSAACADSTSGLSRYQLVFMLGQFLHGVGATPLYTLGVTYLDENVKSSYSPVYIAIFYTAAILGPAAGYLIGGALLNIYTEMGRRTELTTESPLWVGAWWVGFLGSGAAAFFTAIPILGYPRQLPGSQRYAVVRAAEMHQLKDGSHGEASNPDFGKTIRDLPLSIWLLLKNPTFILLCLAGATEATLITGMSTFSPKFLESQFSLRASEAATLFGYLVVPAGGGGTFLGGFFVNKLRLRGSAVIKFCLFCTVVSLLGILVFSLHCPSVPMAGVTASYGGSLLPEGHLNLTAPCNAACSCQPEHYSPVCGSDGLMYFSLCHAGCPAATETNVDGQKVYRDCSCVPQNLSSGFGHATAGKCTSTCQRKPLLLVFIFVVIFFTFLSSIPALTATLRCVRDPQRSFALGIQWIVVRILGGIPGPIAFGWVIDKACLLWQDQCGQQGSCLVYQNSAMSRYILIMGLLYKFQLPEVTHSLNVLNRKFQQQRVHNF; encoded by the exons GACACACCAGCCCCTCGAGTACCACTTGGCCACTCCCACTGCGTGGCTGAAGCCTCGAGGTCACCAGGCGGAGGAGCGGAGATGCCCCTGCATCAGCTGGGGGACAAGCCACTCACCTTCCCCAGCCCCAACTCAGCCATGAAAAACGGGCTTGACCACACCCCACCCAGCAGGAGGGCTTCCCCGGGCACACCCCTGAGCCCCGGCTCCCTGTGCTCCGCTGCCCATAGCCCCCTGGACACCAGCAAACAGCCCCTCTGCAAGCTCTGGGCCGAGAAGCGTGGCGCCCGGGGGAACCACGAGGTGCGGTACGTCTCGGCCGGGCAGAGCGTGGCATGTGGCTGGTGGGCCTTCGCACCCCCATGCCTGCAGGTCCTCAACACGCCCAAGGGCATCCTGTTCTTCTTGTGTGCGGCCGCGTTCCTGCAGGGGATGACTGTGAATGGCTTCATCAACACAGTCATTACCTCCCTGGAGCGCCGCTATGAGCTGCACAGCTACCAGAGCGGGCTCATCGCCAGCTCCTACGACATcgccgcctgcctctgcctcacctTCGTCAGCTACTTCGGGGGCGCAGGGCACAAACCGCGCTGGCTGGGCTGGGGCGTGCTGCTCATGGGCACGGGGTCGCTGGTGTTCGCGCTGCCCCACTTCACAGCTGGCCGCTACGAGGTGGAGGTGGATGCAGGTGTCAGGACGTGCCCTGCCAACCCCAGCGCGGCGTGTGCGGACAGCACCTCGGGCCTGTCCCGCTACCAGCTGGTCTTCATGCTGGGCCAGTTCCTGCATGGCGTGGGTGCCACACCCCTCTACACACTGGGCGTCACCTACTTGGATGAGAACGTCAAGTCCAGCTACTCGCCCGTCTACATTG CCATCTTCTACACCGCAGCCATCCTGGGCCCCGCTGCCGGCTACCTGATCGGAGGTGCCCTGCTGAACATCTACACAGAAATGGGCCGACG GACGGAGCTGACCACCGAGAGCCCACTGTGGGTCGGCGCCTGGTGGGTTGGCTTCCTGGGCTCTGGGGCCGCTGCCTTCTTCACCGCCATTCCCATCCTTGGTTACCCTCGGCAGCTGCCAG GCTCCCAGCGCTACGCGGTCGTGAGAGCAGCGGAAATGCACCAGTTGAAGGACGGCAGCCATGGGGAGGCGAGCAACCCGGACTTCGGGAAAACCATCAGAGACCTGCCTCT CTCCATCTGGCTCCTCCTGAAGAACCCCACGTTCATCTTGCTGTGCCTGGCTGGGGCCACCGAGGCCACGCTCATCACCGGCATGTCCACATTCAGCCCCAAGTTCTTGGAGTCCCAGTTCAGCCTGAGGGCCTCAGAAGCTGCCACCTTGTTTG ggtACCTGGTGGTGCCAGCGGGCGGTGGCGGCACCTTCCTGGGCGGCTTCTTTGTGAACAAGCTCAGGCTCCGGGGCTCCGCGGTCATCAAGTTCTGCCTGTTCTGCACCGTTGTCAGCCTGCTGGGCATCCTCGTCTTCTCCCTGCACTGCCCCAGTGTGCCCATGGCGGGCGTCACAGCCAGCTACGGCGGGAG CCTCCTGCCTGAAGGCCACCTGAACCTAACGGCTCCCTGCAACGCTGCCTGCAGCTGCCAGCCAGAGCACTACAGCCCTGTGTGCGGCTCGGACGGCCTCATGTACTTCTCACTGTGCCACGCAGGGTGCCCTGCAGCCACGGAGACGAATGTGGACGGCCAGAAG GTGTACCGAGACTGTAGCTGTGTCCCTCAGAATCTTTCCTCTGGTTTTGGCCATGCCACTGCAGGGAAATGCACTTCAACTTGTCAGAGAAAGCCCCTCCTTCTGGTTTTCATATTCGTTGTAATTTTCTTTACATTCCTCAGCAGCATTCCTGCACTAACGGCAACTCTACG ATGTGTCCGTGACCCTCAGAGATCCTTTGCCCTGGGAATCCAGTGGATTGTAGTTAGAATACTAG GGGGCATCCCGGGGCCCATCGCCTTCGGCTGGGTGATCGACAAGGCCTGTCTGCTGTGGCAGGACCAGTGTGGCCAGCAGGGCTCCTGCTTGGTGTACCAGAACTCGGCCATGAGCCGCTACATACTCATCATGGGGCTCCTGTACAAG TTTCAGTTACCCGAGGTCACCCACAGTCTGAATGTATTAAATAGGAAATTCCAGCAGCAAAGAGTTCATAACTTTTAA